From the Musa acuminata AAA Group cultivar baxijiao chromosome BXJ3-7, Cavendish_Baxijiao_AAA, whole genome shotgun sequence genome, one window contains:
- the LOC135642933 gene encoding zinc finger protein ZAT9-like, producing the protein MEAHLMEGGSHYRTEGSAVRVEDQHDEKLPSKGPRFGDGRAAVDQEVVSPDSGDTETAYASGGVRGHQSVSSGDGELPGDEDSDDESHLRDDKTFDEGSGSSNRKHPNKGPKVPTCPECGKTFPSDKSLFGHLRCHPERDYRGAIPPPGARKKSQSNAYSSVARGPPVTKWSTPKKGGKGAAVDEDSVVVVAKALLLLADGKPWGQETPTVEKEAPETKQFMNTRFGGTDVLADRSYGNEVISSYNSGSKKRKIKEQANDSGTPTRCRRYQCSICFKTFASHQALGGHIASHNKNKSNVQEAPIAAENGCVHIAPNAVSKAATAEHRCTICNLTFSTGQALGGHMRRHFNELQNQALSSSAHSSESDKGANHRMLQNGAPSSPANSSERYKRAIRGMFDFDLNEVPDL; encoded by the coding sequence ATGGAAGCTCATCTCATGGAGGGCGGAAGCCATTACAGGACTGAGGGCTCTGCAGTGCGAGTAGAAGACCAACACGACGAGAAGCTGCCGTCGAAAGGACCGCGGTTCGGAGATGGCAGAGCTGCGGTGGATCAGGAGGTGGTGTCTCCGGATTCAGGGGATACAGAGACAGCATATGCTAGTGGTGGTGTGAGAGGTCACCAATCCGTGAGTAGTGGCGATGGGGAGCTTCCCGGCGATGAAGACTCCGACGACGAATCACATCTCCGTGACGATAAAACCTTCGACGAGGGTTCCGGCAGCTCCAATCGCAAGCATCCAAACAAGGGGCCGAAGGTTCCAACATGTCCGGAGTGCGGCAAGACCTTCCCATCAGATAAATCACTGTTTGGCCACTTGAGGTGCCACCCGGAGAGGGATTACAGAGGAGCTATTCCGCCTCCCGGCGCAAGGAAGAAGTCACAATCGAACGCGTATTCTTCGGTCGCAAGAGGGCCACCTGTGACGAAGTGGTCGACCCCGAAAAAGGGTGGGAAAGGGGCCGCCGTCGATGAAGATTCCGTTGTCGTTGTTGCTAAAGCCTTGTTGCTTCTGGCTGATGGAAAGCCATGGGGTCAAGAGACTCCCACCGTCGAGAAAGAAGCACCTGAGACAAAACAGTTTATGAACACTCGTTTTGGTGGCACTGATGTCTTAGCTGATCGGAGCTACGGGAATGAAGTGATATCAAGCTACAACAGTGGTAGTAAGAAGAGGAAGATCAAAGAGCAAGCGAACGATTCTGGCACGCCTACACGTTGTCGAAGATATCAGTGTAGTATTTGCTTCAAGACGTTCGCTTCTCACCAAGCACTCGGGGGACACATAGCCAGCCACAACAAGAACAAGAGCAATGTCCAAGAAGCTCCCATCGCCGCTGAAAACGGGTGTGTCCATATTGCGCCCAATGCAGTCAGCAAAGCGGCAACAGCGGAACACCGATGCACGATCTGCAACCTGACATTCTCGACCGGGCAGGCTCTCGGTGGCCACATGAGACGCCACTTCAATGAACTACAGAATCAAGCTTTGTCATCCTCAGCACACTCATCTGAGAGCGACAAGGGAGCAAACCACCGGATGTTACAGAACGGAGCTCCATCATCTCCGGCAAACTCATCCGAAAGATACAAGAGAGCAATCCGTGGCATGTTTGACTTCGATCTCAATGAAGTGCCTGATCTCTAA